The following coding sequences are from one Zalophus californianus isolate mZalCal1 chromosome 5, mZalCal1.pri.v2, whole genome shotgun sequence window:
- the RGS14 gene encoding regulator of G-protein signaling 14, with protein MPGKPKHLGVPNGRMVLAVSDGELSSTAGPQGQGEGRGSSLSIHSLPSGPSSPFSTEEQPVASWGLSFERLLQDPLGLAYFTEFLKKEFSAENVTFWKACERFQQIPASDTQQLAQEARHIYQEFLSSQALSPVNIDRQAWLGEEVLAQPRPDMFRAQQLQIFNLMKFDSYARFVKSPLYRECLLAEAEGRPLREPGSSSPGSPDSTRKKPKLKPGKSLPLGVEELGQLPSAEGSGGRLLRKSFRRELAAGAPNSALRRESQGSLNSSASLDLGFLAFVNSKSESHRKSLGSTEGESESRPGKYCCVYLPDGTASLALARSGLTIRAMLAGICEKRGLSLPDIKVYLVGNEQKALVLDQDCTVLADQEVRLENRITFEVELVALERVVRISAKPTKRLQEALQPILAKHGLSPQQVALCLPGEKQPLDLGKLVSSVAAQRLVLDTHPGVEIPEARDIAQRRSQGGQPRAQNKAAYPPPLSLNSMAEGPSSLTGKRQTCDIEGLVELLNRVQSSGAHDQRGLLRKEDLVLPEFLQLPAQGPNSQEAPPQTESEVQPKGDPLDSTDHSGL; from the exons GTTCTGGCTGTCTCAGATGGAG AGCTGAGCAGCACGGCAGGGCCTCAGGGCCAGGGCGAGGGCCGAGGAAGCTCCCTCAGTATCCACAGCCTCCCTAGTGGCCCCAGCAGCCCCTTCTCCACCGAGGAGCAGCCTGTGGCCAGCTGGGGCCTGTCCTTCGAGCGGCTGCTGCAGGACCCGCTggggctggcttatttcact GAGTTCCTGAAGAAGGAGTTCAGCGCTGAGAATGTAACTTTCTGGAAGGCCTGCGAGCGCTTCCAGCAGATCCCGGCCAGCGACACCCAgcag CTTGCTCAGGAAGCCCGCCATATCTACCAGGAATTCCTGTCCAGCCAAGCGCTGAGCCCAGTGAACATCGACCGGCAGGCCTGGCTAGGCGAAGAGGTGCTGGCACAACCCCGACCGGACATGTTCCGCGCGCAGCAGCTCCAG ATCTTCAACTTGATGAAGTTCGACAGCTACGCGCGCTTCGTCAAGTCCCCGCTGTACCGTGAGTGTCTCCTGGCGGAGGCCGAAGGACGCCCCCTGCGGGAACCTGGCTCCTCCAGCCCGGGCAGCCCTGACTCCACGAGGAAG AAGCCGAAGCTGAAGCCCGGGAAGTCGCTGCCGCTGGGCGTGGAGGAGTTGGGGCAGCTGCCATCTGCTGAGGGCTCTGGGGGCCGCCTGCTCCGCAAGTCTTTCCGCAGGG AACTGGCAGCCGGGGCCCCAAACTCGGCCTTGCGCAGAGAGTCCCAGGGCTCCCTCAACTCGTCCGCCAGTCTGGACCTTGGCTTCCTGGCCTTTGTCAACAGCAAATCTGAG AGCCACCGGAAGAGCCTTGGGAGCACAGAAGGTGAGAGTGAAAGCCGGCCAGGGAAGTACTGCTGTGTGTACCTGCCCGATGGCACAGCCTCCTTGGCCCTGGCACGATCTGGCCTCACCATCCGTGCCATGCTGGCAGGCATCTGTGAGAAACGAGGCCTCTCTCTACCTGACATCAAGGTCTACCTGGTTGGCAATGAGCAG AAGGCCCTGGTCCTGGATCAGGACTGCACCGTGCTGGCGGACCAGGAAGTGCGGCTGGAGAACAGGATCACCTTCGA GGTCGAGTTGGTGGCTCTGGAGCGCGTGGTGCGGATCTCCGCCAAGCCCACCAAGCGGCTGCAAGAGGCGCTGCAGCCCATTCTGGCGAAGCATGGCCTGAGCCCGCAACAGGTGGCGCTGTGCCTG CCAGGCGAGAAGCAGCCGCTGGATCTGGGGAAGCTAGTGAGCTCGGTGGCGGCCCAGAGACTGGTTTTGGACACTCACCCAG GTGTGGAGATTCCCGAAGCTAGGGACATAGCCCAGCGTCGCAgccag GGCGGCCAACCTAGAGCCCAGAACAAGGCTGCCTATCCCCCTCCACTGTCCCTCAACTCCATGGCGGAGGGGCCGAGTAGTCTCACTGGGAAGCGGCAGACCTGTGACATTGAAG gcctgGTGGAGCTGCTGAATCGGGTGCAGAGCAGTGGGGCCCACGACCAGAGGGGCCTTCTGCGCAAAGAGGACCTGGTGCTTCCAGAATTTCTGCAGCTGCCGGCCCAAGGGCCCAATTCCCAGGAGGCCCCACCACAGACTGAATCAGAGGTCCAGCCCAAGGGGGACCCCTTGGACTCCACTGACCACTCGGGCCTCTGA
- the F12 gene encoding coagulation factor XII, translated as MRALLFLGSLLASLESALLIPPWKAPKEHKHRMDEHTVVLTVTGEPCYFPFRYNRQLHHKCIHRGRPGPRPWCATTPNFEQDQQWAYCLEPRKVKDHCSKHSPCQQGGTCVSTPHGPHCICPEHFTGKHCRREKCFEPQLLQFFHEKEIWHRLEPAGVAKCQCKGPDAHCKLLATQACRTNPCLNGGSCLEAEGHLLCRCPAGYAGRICDVDTEARCYAGRGLHYRGRAETALSGARCQPWASEATYEKVTAEQALNWGLGNHAFCRNPDNDTRPWCFVWSGDRLSWEYCRLAQCQAPTLAVPQSLSPTRVPSGHLDLPLPSLSALQMPQPLTPVPSSGCGQRLRKRLSSPSRVVGGLVALPGAHPYIAALYWRHSFCAGSLIASCWVLTAAHCLQDRPAPEELTVVLGQDRHNQSCEQCQTLAVRAYLLHEAFSPITYQHDLALLRLQERADGQCALPSHFVQPVCLPSGATSPTEPEAALCEVAGWGHQFEGAGEYSSFLQEAQVPLIPSKRCSAPDVHGASFTPGMLCAGFLEGGTDACQGDSGGPLVCEDEASESQLILRGIISWGSGCGDRYKPGVYTDVASYLNWIQEHTNS; from the exons TTCTCACGGTCACAGGAGAGCCCTGCTACTTCCCCTTCCGGTACAACCGGCAACTGCACCATAAATGCATCCACAGAGGCCGGCCTGGCCCCCGGCCCTG GTGTGCCACCACCCCCAACTTTGAGCAGGACCAGCAATGGGCATACTGCCTGGAGCCCAGGAAAGTGAAAG ACCACTGCAGCAAACACAGCCCCTGCCAGCAGGGAGGGACCTGTGTGAGCACGCCACACGGCCCGCACTGCATCTGTCCAGAACACTTCACTGGGAAGCACTGCCGGAGAG agaagtgctttgagcctcagcttctccAGTTCTTCCACGAGAAAGAAATATGGCATAGGCTTGAGCCGGCAGGTGTGGCCAAGTGCCAGTGCAAGGGTCCTGATGCCCACTGCAAGCTGCTGGCCACCCAGG CCTGCCGCACCAACCCGTGCCTCAACGGGGGCAGCTGCTTAGAGGCGGAGGGCCACCTCCTGTGCCGGTGCCCAGCTGGCTACGCTGGACGCATCTGCGACGTCG ACACCGAGGCGCGCTGCTACGCCGGCCGCGGGCTTCACTACCGCGGTAGAGCCGAGACTGCGCTCTCGGGTGCCCGGTGTCAACCGTGGGCCTCAGAGGCCACCTATGAGAAAGTGACTGCAGAGCAAGCGCTTAACTGGGGACTGGGCAACCATGCCTTCTGCCG GAACCCGGACAATGACACCCGCCCGTGGTGCTTCGTGTGGAGTGGCGATCGGCTGAGCTGGGAATATTGCCGCCTGGCACAGTGCCAGGCCCCAACCCTGGCGGTTCCTCAGAGCCTGTCTCCAACCCGGGTCCCCTCTGGGCACCTGGACCTTCCCTTGCCCTCGCTTTCAGCACTGCAGATGCCTCAGCCCCTGACCCCAG TGCCCAGTTCGGGCTGCGGACAGCGGCTCCGGAAACGGCTGTCCTCGCCGAGCCGCGTTGTCGGGGGACTGGTGGCCCTGCCCGGGGCGCACCCCTACATCGCCGCGCTGTACTGGCGCCACAGTTTCTGCGCCGGCAGCCTCATCGCCTCCTGCTGGGTGCTGACGGCGGCTCACTGCTTGCAGGACCG GCCCGCGCCGGAGGAACTGACGGTGGTGCTCGGCCAGGACCGCCATAACCAGAGCTGTGAGCAGTGCCAGACGCTGGCCGTGCGCGCGTACCTCCTGCACGAGGCCTTCTCGCCCATCACCTACCAGCACGACCTGG CGCTGCTGCGCCTGCAGGAGAGAGCGGACGGCCAGTGCGCGCTCCCGTCGCATTTCGTTCAGCCGGTGTGCCTGCCGAGCGGAGCTACCAGCCCAACCGAGCCCGAGGCCGCGCTCTGCGAGGTGGCCGGCTGGGGCCACCAGTTCGAGG GGGCGGGGGAATATTCCAGCTTCCTGCAGGAAGCGCAGGTGCCGCTCATCCCTTCCAAGCGCTGCTCCGCCCCCGACGTGCACGGAGCCTCTTTTACCCCCGGCATGCTCTGCGCTGGCTTCCTCGAGGGCGGCACCGACGCCTGCCAG GGTGACTCCGGGGGCCCGCTAGTGTGTGAGGACGAGGCCTCAGAGAGCCAGCTCATCCTGCGAGGTATCATCAGCTGGGGTTCGGGTTGTGGCGACCGCTACAAGCCAGGTGTGTACACCGACGTGGCCAGCTACCTGAACTGGATTCAGGAGCACACCAATTCCTGA
- the SLC34A1 gene encoding sodium-dependent phosphate transport protein 2A — translation MMSYGERLGGPTVSPLPVRGGHMMRGTAFAYVPSPQVLHRIPGTPAYAFPSLGAVALTEHSCPYGEVLERHDTLPAKLALEEEQKPEPGLAQKLRRSGMTLLKVPLMLAFLYLFVCSLDVLSSAFQLAGGKVAGDIFKDNAILSNPVAGLVVGILVTVLVQSSSTSTSIVVSMVSSGLLEVSSAIPIIMGSNIGTSVTNTIVALMQAGDRTDFRRAFAGATVHDCFNWLSVLVLLPLEAATGYLHHVTRLVVASFNICGGRDAPDLLKIITEPFTKLIIQLDKSVITSIATGDESLRNHSLIRIWCHPDPTEAPTPMPRAEANNSWTVGNATMEKCNHIFVDTGLPDLAVGLILLAGSLVLLCTCLILLVKMLNSLLKGQVAKVIQKVINTDFPAPFTWATGYFAMVVGAGMTFVVQSSSVFTSAITPLIGLGVISIERAYPLTLGSNIGTTTTAILAALASPKEKLSSSFQIALCHFFFNISGILLWYPVPCTRLPIRMAKALGKRTAKYRWFAVLYLLLCFLLLPSLVFGVSMAGWRAMVGVGAPFGALLAFVVLVSVLQNRSPRHLPKWLQTWDFLPRWMHSLQPLDHLITRATLCCARPEPRSPPLPTRVFLEELPPATPSPRLAVPARHNATRL, via the exons ATGATGTCCTATGGAGAAAGGCTGGGGGGCCCGACTGTCTCCCCACTCCCAGTCCGAGGGGGACACATGATGCGTGGGACAGCCTTTGCCTACGTGCCCAGCCCACAGG TCCTGCATAGGATCCCAGGGACCCCCGCCTACGCCTTCCCCAGCCTGGGCGCTGTGGCCCTTACTGAGCACAGCTGCCCCTACGGGGAGGTTCTGGAGCGCCATGACACCCTGCCTGCCAAGCTGgccctggaggaggagcagaagccag AGCCTGGGTTGGCCCAGAAGCTGCGCCGGTCTGGCATGACCCTCCTCAAGGTGCCCCTGATGCTCGCCTTTCTCTACCTCTTCGTCTGCTCCCTGGATGTACTCAGCTCCGCCTTCCAGCTGGCTGGAG GGAAGGTGGCTGGTGACATCTTCAAGGACAATGCCATCCTGTCCAACCCAGTCGCGGGGCTGGTGGTGGGGATCCTGGTGACTGTGCTGGTGCAGAGCTCCAGCACCTCCACGTCCATCGTTGTCAGCATGGTCTCCTCTGGCT TGCTGGAGGTGAGCTCTGCCATCCCCATCATCATGGGCTCCAACATCGGCACTTCTGTCACCAACACCATCGTGGCCTTGATGCAGGCGGGGGACAGGACTGACTTCCGGCG GGCCTTCGCAGGGGCCACGGTGCATGACTGCTTTAACTGGCTGTCGGTTCTGGTCCTGCTGCCCCTGGAGGCTGCCACTGGATACCTGCACCATGTCACTCGACTGGTGGTGGCCTCCTTCAACATCTGTGGCGGCCGCGACGCCCCTGACCTGCTCAAGATCATCACAGAGCCCTTCACCAAGCTCATCATCCAG CTGGACAAGTCTGTGATTACCAGCATTGCCACCGGCGACGAGTCCCTGAGAAACCACAGTCTCATCCGGATCTGGTGCCATCCAGACCCCACAGAG gctcccacccccatgccccgGGCAGAAGCCAACAACAGCTGGACGGTTGGAAATGCCACCATGGAGAAAT GCAACCACATCTTCGTGGACACAGGGCTGCCTGACTTGGCCGTGGGGCTCATTCTGCTGGCCGGCTCCCTGGTGCTCCTATGCACCTGCCTCATCCTCCTCGTCAAGATGCTCAACTCTTTGCTTAAGGGCCAGGTGGCTAAGGTCATTCAGAAGGTTATCAACACTG ACTTCCCCGCCCCCTTCACCTGGGCCACAGGCTACTTTGCCATGGTAGTGGGTGCCGGCATGACCTTCGTTGTCCAGAGCAGCTCTGTGTTCACCTCAGCCATTACCCCACTCATTG GCCTGGGTGTGATCAGCATCGAGAGGGCCTACCCCCTCACGCTTGGCTCCAACATTGGCACTACCACCACGGCCATCCTGGCTGCACTGGCCAGCCCCAAGGAGAAGCTGTCCAGCTCCTTCCAG ATTGCCCTCTGCCACTTCTTCTTCAACATCTCGGGCATCCTGCTGTGGTACCCGGTGCCCTGCACGCGCCTGCCCATCCGCATGGCCAAGGCGCTGGGCAAGCGCACCGCCAAGTACCGCTGGTTTGCTGTTCTCTACCTCCTCCTGTGCTTCCTGCTGCTGCCCTCGCTAGTGTTCGGCGTCTCCATGGCAGGCTGGCGGGCCATGGTGGGTGTGGGCGCACCCTTTGGGGCCCTGCTGGCCTTTGTGGTGCTCGTCAGTGTCCTGCAGAATCGCAGCCCCAGACACCTGCCCAAGTGGCTGCAGACGTGGGACTTCCTGCCCCGCTGGATGCactccctgcagcccctggacCACCTCATCACCCGCGCCACTCTGTGCTGTGCCAGGCCTGAGCCCCGCTCCCCTCCGCTGCCCACCAGGGTGTTCCTGGAGGAGCTGCCCCCCGCCACCCCGTCCCCCCGCCTGGCAGTGCCTGCTCGACACAATGCCACCCGCCTCTAG
- the PFN3 gene encoding profilin-3, whose translation MGDWKSYISAVLRDQRIDDVAIVGHSDNRCVWASRPGGLLAAISPQEVGVLTGPDRRTFLQSGLSVAGRRCCVIRDHLLSEGDGVLDARTKGLDGRAVCVGHTPRVLLVLMGRRGVHGGILNKTVHKLIKGLRMQGT comes from the coding sequence ATGGGAGACTGGAAAAGCTATATCAGTGCGGTGCTGCGGGACCAGCGCATTGACGACGTGGCCATCGTGGGTCACTCGGACAATCGCTGCGTGTGGGCATCGCGCCCCGGAGGCCTTCTGGCTGCCATATCACCGCAAGAGGTGGGTGTGCTCACAGGTCCTGACCGGCGCACCTTCCTGCAGTCAGGCCTGAGCGTGGCAGGCCGCCGCTGCTGCGTCATCCGCGACCACTTGCTATCTGAGGGCGATGGAGTTCTGGACGCACGCACTAAAGGGCTGGATGGGCGCGCGGTCTGCGTGGGCCACACCCCGCGTGTGCTCCTCGTGCTCATGGGCCGGCGCGGCGTGCACGGGGGCATCCTCAACAAGACAGTGCATAAACTGATCAAGGGGCTACGCATGCAGGGCACCTAG